TTTGGATAAAATTAATGAAACTTGACATTTTAATACTCCTTAGCTATCTCTTTTAAAATTCTAACTGCTTCCAAGACTTCTTTATCGGTGTTAAAGTAGCCAAAACTAAACCGAGCAGCCCCAAAATCAGTAGTTCCTATCGACTTATGCGCAAGAGGAGCGCAGTGAAGTCCGGGTCTAATAAAAATTTCATAATCCTCACTTAAAATGTATCCAAGCTCGGAAGAGTCCATATCTTTAAGATTCAAAGAAACCACAGCGCCCTGTCTATTATCCAGAGTTCCGTATAATTTGAAATCCTTATCGTCTAAAATATTCTCAATAAATAAATTTTTTAAAGATTCCTCATGTTCCCTTATATTCTCAAGACCCACTTCTTCAATAAATTTCAATCCCTCTCCGAGTGCAATAATTCCGGGACCATTAGAAGTTCCACATTCCAGTCTGTCCGGATAGATTGACGGTTGCAAGGGATCACTGGAAAAACTTCCCGTTCCGCCTTCTTTAATATGATCCAGCTCCAGTCCCTCTCTTATATATAATCCTCCCGTTCCCATAGGTCCAAGCAATCCCTTATGTCCCGGAAAGCATAAAATATCGATATTCATCTTCTGTACATCTATATCGAGTACTCCAATAGACTGAGCCGCATCTACGATATATATTATATTATAATTCGCAGCTATTTGTCCTATTTTTTCAATATCCAATATAGTTCCGGTCAAATTGCTCATATGAGTTGTAACAATGATGCCGGTATTCGGTTTTATCGACTTTTCAATATCTTCAGGTTCTACCATGCCCTGTTGATTTCCTTCCACTATAGTCAGCTCTATTAATGCTCTTCTTTCAAGCTCTTTAAGTGGTCTTAGAACAGAATTATGTTCCATGGAAGTTGTAATTACATGCATACCTTCTTTTACTACACCTTTAATAGCGATATTTAAACTATCGGTACCGTTAAAAGTAAATATTGTATTCATGGTATTTGTTCCATTGACAAATTTAGTCAACCTGTCTCTAACATCGAAAATCTCTCTATCCATTTTTAATGCAAATTTATGACCACTTCTACCTGGGTTAGCACAATATCCGGTAACAACTTCCAGCAACTTGTCGGTAACAACCGTGGGTTTAGGAAAAGTAGTAGCTGCATTATCGAAATATATCATAATTCCCTCCTAAAACTTTTACATTTATGTATGAATTTTGACCTTAAACTGATTCGCTTAAGGTCAAAATTCATATTATTTACTTTAATCTCAAATTAGTCTAATCTTCTATAAGTTCTTTCCAAATAGTCATCCCTTAATCTATGAGCATTTGCTATTAATTCATGGACCTCATCATCAGCCTGCTTGCAAAATTCCTCATCTTTAATGCTCTTTAAGTTAATTATAACATTGAATAGTGCCGCTTCTATAGCAGAAGCTAAGAAAAGTATAGCACATCCGACGTCTGTAATAGCCGATACCGTACCATGCTCTACAAATGGTTCCAATTTGTTAAGAGCTCTATTTGCCAATCTAGCAGTATTTAAAGGAACCTCCAATGCATACTTGTACCCTTCTTGAATTGCATTTGATCTGATTTCCTTCTCTTCTTCTGTTTCTTTAGGAAGTTTGAAAGCTTCGAGTACTTTATTAAATGATTTTGCATCTTCATTTACATAGACTTCCAATTCCTTAATAATCTCAAAATACTCATCTTTTAAATCTTCCAATTGATCTTTGATATTCTGATCCAAATCCTCATAAGCTTTTTTGCCATAAGAAAGATTTAAAACCATTATAGCAAGAGCTGTTCCCAGTCCACCTACATAAGCTGCAACTGAACCTCCACCCGGATTAGGTTCTTTATCCGAAGCATTGTCCAAATACTGTTTTAAGCTTAATCCCATCAAATTATCCATAATTTTCCTCCTTAAAGAATTCATATATTCTATCGAGATCCTCATTGCTAAAATAGCTAATCTCGATTTTACCACCTTTTTTACCGGGTATGAGTTTTACCTTTGTAGCGAGTACTTCGGTAAATCGCTCTTCCATGTCCTTAATAAAAATATCAACTTTACCGGTATGCTTTTTCTTAGCCCTTCTCTCAATCTCTCTGATATTGATTTTGTTTTCGAGAAGCTTGTTCAAATACTCTTTTCTCTCCAGTGGGTTCTTAATTGAAAGCAAGGTCCTTCCTTGGCTGGAGGTGATTTCCCCTTTAATTAAATACTCCTTAATATAATCATCCAAGCCCAATAATCTTAAACTATTAGCTATATAGGATCTGCTCTTCCCAACTTTAGCAGCTAATTTTTCCTGAGTTAAATTATATTCGCTTAATAACTCTTCGTAAGCCAGAGCTTCCTCAATCGGATTTAAATCTTCCCTTTGTATATTCTCTATTATAGATATTTCTTTAACAATGTTGTCTTTTACATCCTTTATAAGAGCAGGTACTTCTTTTAAACCCGCAATCTTAGCCGCTCTATACCTACGTTCTCCTGCAATAATCTCAAACTTATCTCCAACTTCTCTCAATAAGAGTGGTTGAAGAATTCCATGATCACTTATGGATTTTGCAAGTTCAGCTATGGTTTCATCATCGAATTGTTTTCTAGGTTGATCTTCTCTAGGATAGATTAATTCAATATCGATACTTTTAATTTGCTCAATATCACTAGACTCATTATCAGGTGCAGTATCCCTGATAAGAGCGCCAAGACCCCTACCTAGTCCGGTCTTTTTTTTCATATTACCAGGCTCCTTATCATCTCTTATTATTTCTGACAACTTCTTTTGCAAGTTTGGTATAGGCCTGTGCACCCTTAGACTTTTCGTCGTACTCGATTACACTTAAACCATAAGATGGTGCTTCGGCAACCCTAATATTTCTCGGAATAATACTTTTAAAAACCTTATCCTTAAAGTATTTTTTGACCTCCTCTACCACTTCCAAAGCCAAATTGTTTCTACCGTCAAACATAGACAGTAGTACTCCTTCTATTTCCAGCGAAGGATTTAAACCGGTCTTTATAAGCTCTAAAGTAGCAATCAATTGGGAAACACCCTCAAGTGCATAATACTCACACTGAATCGGAATAAGCACAGAATCTGCAGCAACAAGAGCGTTAATGCTCAACTGTCCGAGCGATGGAGGGCAATCCACAAGTATAAAATCGTAATCATCTTTTACATAATTTAATACTTTAGAAAGTCTAGTCTCCCTGGTATCCAGCATCACTAGCTCCACTTCAAGACCTGCCAAATCCGGTGTAGACGGTAAAATACCAACATTTTTTGAACTGGTTTCAAGTATGAATTCCCTGGAATCTTCAGTACTTATAAGCAGCTCATAAATCGTATGCTCCAACTCTTCCTTATTTATACCCAGGCCTGAGGTAGCATTTGCTTGCGGATCGACATCCGTTACCAATACCTTTTTCTTTAAATTCCCGAGTGCAGCTGCTAAATTAACAACTGTAGTCGTTTTACCGACTCCACCCTTCTGATTAAAAACACAAATAATTTTACCCATAAACACTCTCCAAAGTATTCAAATCGGCATTACATTTCACCGGATAATAAATATATATTTAACAATCAATTCATAAAAATACAGAATTCTACTCAATCTATTTTTATCAATTTATTATTAAATATCATGTTTTCTTTAGCCCCAGCTAAAAGGAATAAAAGACAAACTTTGTCATATTATTAACTATCTCTTTATTATAAAAATCCCTCCATAAATTTATTTCGTAAATACATTTTTTAACAAACTATCTATAATAAATGTATACTGATAAATTTGAAAATAATACTTGTATTTAAAATATCTTGCCTACATACGTCTAAATAATCCACTCGTATTGAATGTATTTTAAGACATATTACAGCTCCTTACAGCTATTATCAATTACTAAAATCTCAAATTCAAATTAAATAATCACTTATGAATATTATAACATAGACATAGGAATATACCAATTTTAGAAAGTTAAAGATTGCATATTAACCATTTTAAAATCTCGCATGAGCATACAATATAATTATAGCTTAAATTACTGTCATTTATTCGAAATCATTAGACATCAAATGATATATTAGTTTTGAGAATGTTTCATGTGAAACATCATTATTAATGAAAGAATATTTTGATACTATTAAGAAATATGATTATTGGATTGAGCGGATTTAATTTGCTAAGTATAATAATTGTACTTAATACTTTTAATTATTTAAACAATTTAAAATTTTCAGATTGAATTATTTTATTATAATAGTTTACTCGTTTTAGTGGATTTAAACTATCACGGTAGATCTAGTTTTTTAAGAATACTCAATGTTTCACGTGAAACACAAAATAATAAATAATGCCTAATGATTGTTT
The sequence above is a segment of the Peptoniphilaceae bacterium AMB_02 genome. Coding sequences within it:
- a CDS encoding aminotransferase class V-fold PLP-dependent enzyme translates to MIYFDNAATTFPKPTVVTDKLLEVVTGYCANPGRSGHKFALKMDREIFDVRDRLTKFVNGTNTMNTIFTFNGTDSLNIAIKGVVKEGMHVITTSMEHNSVLRPLKELERRALIELTIVEGNQQGMVEPEDIEKSIKPNTGIIVTTHMSNLTGTILDIEKIGQIAANYNIIYIVDAAQSIGVLDIDVQKMNIDILCFPGHKGLLGPMGTGGLYIREGLELDHIKEGGTGSFSSDPLQPSIYPDRLECGTSNGPGIIALGEGLKFIEEVGLENIREHEESLKNLFIENILDDKDFKLYGTLDNRQGAVVSLNLKDMDSSELGYILSEDYEIFIRPGLHCAPLAHKSIGTTDFGAARFSFGYFNTDKEVLEAVRILKEIAKEY
- a CDS encoding cyclodeaminase/cyclohydrolase family protein, whose translation is MDNLMGLSLKQYLDNASDKEPNPGGGSVAAYVGGLGTALAIMVLNLSYGKKAYEDLDQNIKDQLEDLKDEYFEIIKELEVYVNEDAKSFNKVLEAFKLPKETEEEKEIRSNAIQEGYKYALEVPLNTARLANRALNKLEPFVEHGTVSAITDVGCAILFLASAIEAALFNVIINLKSIKDEEFCKQADDEVHELIANAHRLRDDYLERTYRRLD
- a CDS encoding ParB/RepB/Spo0J family partition protein gives rise to the protein MKKKTGLGRGLGALIRDTAPDNESSDIEQIKSIDIELIYPREDQPRKQFDDETIAELAKSISDHGILQPLLLREVGDKFEIIAGERRYRAAKIAGLKEVPALIKDVKDNIVKEISIIENIQREDLNPIEEALAYEELLSEYNLTQEKLAAKVGKSRSYIANSLRLLGLDDYIKEYLIKGEITSSQGRTLLSIKNPLERKEYLNKLLENKINIREIERRAKKKHTGKVDIFIKDMEERFTEVLATKVKLIPGKKGGKIEISYFSNEDLDRIYEFFKEENYG
- a CDS encoding AAA family ATPase, translated to MGKIICVFNQKGGVGKTTTVVNLAAALGNLKKKVLVTDVDPQANATSGLGINKEELEHTIYELLISTEDSREFILETSSKNVGILPSTPDLAGLEVELVMLDTRETRLSKVLNYVKDDYDFILVDCPPSLGQLSINALVAADSVLIPIQCEYYALEGVSQLIATLELIKTGLNPSLEIEGVLLSMFDGRNNLALEVVEEVKKYFKDKVFKSIIPRNIRVAEAPSYGLSVIEYDEKSKGAQAYTKLAKEVVRNNKR